In the Patescibacteria group bacterium genome, CAAAATTTTGTTGACTTCTTCTACTGTAGTTTCTTTTTTTGTGACAAAGGTAAAATCGGTAATAGATCCGCAAATTATCGGAACTCGCAGAGATACTACTTCTACCTTTCCAACCAGATTTGGAAACGCCTCAACAAGAGCGGTAGCTGCTCCAGATGTTGTGGGGATAATATTACTTCCTGCAGCCCTAGCGCGTCTTAAATCTTTGTGCAAGGCAGGTGGGGCGCTATCAACAATGTTTTGCTCCGAGGTCATGGCATGAACAGTAGTACAACTAACCTGCTCTACCCCAAAAGAATTTTCTACGACTTTAACAACAGGGGCTATGCAATTTGTGGTGCAAGAACCGTTAGATACCAAAGGTTCACCTTTGTATTCCCCATCATTTACCCCCAAAATAATCGTTTTAACATTACCACCTTTGGCAGGGGCAGAAATAATAACTTTCTTGGCTCCAGCTGTTACATGAGCACTCGAAGCGCCATCCTTGGTCAATCTTCCGGTACATTCAACCACTACATCAATCTCCAAAGACTTCCAGGGAAGATTTGCTGGGTCCGGAATTGACAAAACCTGAATCTTTTTTCCATCGACAAAAAGCAAATTGTCTTGGATATTGATAGTTTTGGAATAAATTCCATAAACCGAATCGTACTTTAACAAGTGCGCCAAAGTTGCAATGTCCGAAAGATCGTTTATAGCAACAACCTCTACATCTTCCCTTTCTTGAGCAATTTTAAGTACGGCGCGACCGATTCTGCCAAATCCATTTATGGCGATTCTTACTCTTTTAGAATCTGTCACTAATTTTTTTGGTTCCAACTGCACAGCTGTTTCCAAAAGTGTTGTGGTTTGATGATTGCTTTTTTCCATACTTAAATGTGCAACTTAATCCAACCGGCAAACTGCTCTTTTGATATCATCCCCATTTTTCTATCCACTTCTTTTCCATCCTTTAGCAAAACAAAGGTGGGAATACTCATAACGCCAAATTCTTGGGCGCGAGGCGAATTGCTATCTACATCAACTTTCTCGAATTCAATTTTCCCTTGTAATTCCGATACTGTTTCTTCTACAATAGGTAACATTGCGCGACAAGGACCACACCATGTGGCAAAAAAATCAATTAGTTTAACCATGGAAAACATCTTACCAAAAAAAACTCCAATTAAAAAGTATTTTGCCCCATTTTTACTCGTGCTTATTTTAATTATTGCTCTAACAACCTGGACAAAGCCCCAAAAATTCTCCAAAACGCTAGAAAACGGCAATAAAGAGATCCTCTACGAAGCAACTTTTAGAAACGAGGGGGATAAAAATCCCCAAAGGCTATCTTTTGATCTTAGAAACTCCCCAGAAACCGCGACTCCAGAGGTCTCGGCGCAAGAGGTTTTATTTGTCGATTTGGCAACCAACACCATAATCTACAATAAAAATGCCCAAAAGCAAGTCCCTGTTGCCAGCCTTGTCAAAATTGCCACAGCAGTTGTCGCGGTGGAGCACCTAAAGTTGGATGAAAAAATAGTTGTTTCGCAAAAAGCTGGTACTATCGGCGAAAATGTCATGGGTATTTCGCCAGGCGAAGAATATACCTTAGAAGAATTGCTCTATGGGCTGGTTCTTGCCTCAGGAAATGACACTGCCTATGCCATAGCTGAAGGAGTTGCTGGAGACGCCAAAACATTTACCGACTGGATGAATCGCAAGGCAAGTGATTTAGGTTTAGAAAATACTAAATTTTCGGAACCCAGTGGTCTTAATCCCAAAAACAAAGAGTATTATTCCACAGCTTATGACTTAGCGATTTTGACAGAATACGCCTTGAGAAAACCGGAGCTTGCCGAGATATTTGCCACATTTGAATATGAGATTTTTGCAACCGAAAGACACAAATATATTTACCTACAAAACCAAACCAATTTGCTCTCTACCTACCCTGGAGCTAAAGGAGTAAAAACCGGTTATACCGAGGATTCGGGATTGTGTTTAATAACTTATGTAGAAAATTCGGGACACAAAATTCTAGGTGTCATTCTTGGAAGTTTAAACAGAAGAACAGAAGGTATAATACTTTTGGATAACGCCTTCTCTAAATTTGGCATTACCATCCCCCACAACTTGCTTTAGGAGTTTGCCATAACACGACTTTTTACTCTCTCCATTATAATCTTATGACGCATGTCGTAAAGCTCTTTTAATTCTTCGTAATCTATCTCTAACTTTTTTTCTTCTCTTAGCCTTTTAGCTTGGTCTTTACAATAAATTACTTTCCCCAGAAGTGGGGCGGTAAATCGCAGTGGATAAGACATATAAGTTGTTGGGATAATCTCTGTCTTAAAATCAACGATGTTTTTAGATACTTCATTTTGCAATTCAAGCATATACTGATAGCTTTTTGGATTAAAAACATCCTTATCAAGTAAAACAGCAATGTCTATGTCACTAGTTGATACAGCAGTTCCTTTTAAATAAGAACCAAAAAGATACCCCGCAAGTATTTCGGGTCTTTTAGAAAAGGCGTTTGATAATTTTTCCAAGGCGTTTGTAATAT is a window encoding:
- a CDS encoding nucleotidyltransferase domain-containing protein, producing the protein MKDITNALEKLSNAFSKRPEILAGYLFGSYLKGTAVSTSDIDIAVLLDKDVFNPKSYQYMLELQNEVSKNIVDFKTEIIPTTYMSYPLRFTAPLLGKVIYCKDQAKRLREEKKLEIDYEELKELYDMRHKIIMERVKSRVMANS
- a CDS encoding serine hydrolase — protein: MENILPKKTPIKKYFAPFLLVLILIIALTTWTKPQKFSKTLENGNKEILYEATFRNEGDKNPQRLSFDLRNSPETATPEVSAQEVLFVDLATNTIIYNKNAQKQVPVASLVKIATAVVAVEHLKLDEKIVVSQKAGTIGENVMGISPGEEYTLEELLYGLVLASGNDTAYAIAEGVAGDAKTFTDWMNRKASDLGLENTKFSEPSGLNPKNKEYYSTAYDLAILTEYALRKPELAEIFATFEYEIFATERHKYIYLQNQTNLLSTYPGAKGVKTGYTEDSGLCLITYVENSGHKILGVILGSLNRRTEGIILLDNAFSKFGITIPHNLL
- the gap gene encoding type I glyceraldehyde-3-phosphate dehydrogenase gives rise to the protein MEKSNHQTTTLLETAVQLEPKKLVTDSKRVRIAINGFGRIGRAVLKIAQEREDVEVVAINDLSDIATLAHLLKYDSVYGIYSKTINIQDNLLFVDGKKIQVLSIPDPANLPWKSLEIDVVVECTGRLTKDGASSAHVTAGAKKVIISAPAKGGNVKTIILGVNDGEYKGEPLVSNGSCTTNCIAPVVKVVENSFGVEQVSCTTVHAMTSEQNIVDSAPPALHKDLRRARAAGSNIIPTTSGAATALVEAFPNLVGKVEVVSLRVPIICGSITDFTFVTKKETTVEEVNKILTSASLSGEYKNVLATTSDPIVSSDIIGNPASSLVDLSLTKVISKNLVKIFSWYDNEWGYSNRLIDLCQHISS
- the trxA gene encoding thioredoxin — encoded protein: MFSMVKLIDFFATWCGPCRAMLPIVEETVSELQGKIEFEKVDVDSNSPRAQEFGVMSIPTFVLLKDGKEVDRKMGMISKEQFAGWIKLHI